A window of Parambassis ranga chromosome 10, fParRan2.1, whole genome shotgun sequence contains these coding sequences:
- the LOC114443024 gene encoding uncharacterized protein LOC114443024, producing MAGTLVALILLSTLSLVQTSEFDHQTSLTVAEHGDNLTLTCLGIEYGMFYWFKMDFGYMAGSIVRGSFDRVTLEKSFDKRKFMVEKVGNVYSLTITNVSKEDEAVYFCQTGSSYEIMIRNVTVLAVNDPKTKQKSVYVKQSPNMKSVPLGDTVNLQCSLFSGNKENTDQCPGNHSVYWFRAGSGSYPGIIYTDRSSGEEQEDRRCDYRLPKTIRGSADTGTYYCAVVTCGQILLGEGTTVATKTFCPIVIVLTLLAVSVLVNFCLLLTIMQKKPVCPCCTGEVTTSNFVEQDRAAELQQSDREGEAAGINYVALDFQSRKANKWKDRRETHGCNSECLYSDMKDCQ from the exons ATGGCTGGAACTCTGGTTGCTTTGATTCTTCTGAGTACACTGT ctctggTTCAGACCTCTGAGTTCGATCACCAGACCTCTCTGACTGTGGCTGAACATGGAGATAATTTGACTCTGACATGTTTGGGAATTGAGTACGGAATGTTTTACTGGTTTAAGATGGATTTTGGATACATGGCTGGAAGTATTGTTAGAGGAAGTTTTGACAGAGTAACACTTGAAAAATCTTTTGACAAACGAAAATTTATGGTGGAAAAAGTGGGTAATGTGTATTCCCTCACCATAACAAATGTAAGCAAAGAAGATGAAGCTGTGTACTTTTGTCAAACAGGATCGTCTTACGAAATAATGATCAGGAACGTCACAGTTTTGGCTGTAAATG ATCCTAAAACTAAGCAGAAATCTGTCTACGTGAAACAAAGTCCAAACATGAAGTCTGTGCCGTTGGGCGACACGGTGAACCTGCAGTGTTCACTTTTCTCTGggaacaaagaaaacacagatcAGTGTCCGGGTAATCACAGCGTGTACTGGTTCAGAGCGGGATCTGGATCTTATCCAGGCATCATTTACACTGACAGGAGCAGtggtgaagaacaagaggaCAGGAGATGTGACTACCGTCTACCCAAAACTATAAGAGGCTCTGCTGATACTGGGACATACTACTGTGCTGTGGTCACATGTGGACAGATCCTGCTTGGTGAAGGAACCACAGTGGCCACAA aaACTTTCTGCCCCATTGTTATTGTGCTGACACTGCTGGCCGTGTCTGTGCTTGTGAATTTCTGTCTTCTTCTCACCATCATGCAAAAAAAGCCAGTTTGTCCCTGTTGCACAG GAGAAGTAACCACTTCTAACTTTGTTGAGCAAGACCGAGCAGCTGAGCTTCAACAAAGTGATCGG GAAGGTGAAGCGGCAGGAATTAACTATGTGGCGCTGGATTTCCAATCAAGAAAAGCTAATAAATGGAAGGATAGGAGGGAGACACATGGTTGCAACTCTGAGTGTTTGTATTCTGACATGAAAGACTGCCAGTAA